A stretch of DNA from Acanthochromis polyacanthus isolate Apoly-LR-REF ecotype Palm Island chromosome 21, KAUST_Apoly_ChrSc, whole genome shotgun sequence:
ATGAACTGGCCTGTAGTTCCCACTCTCACCGGTTGGGGGCGTTGCTCGCTGAAGCTGCGCTAAAAAGCTGCTCGGTCCTTCTTCCTCTGCGGCTCCACCAGGAAGCACTTCATTGGTCCGAGAGGCCAAGATCAAAGCTGAACGAATAAGCAAGGTAAGAAACGAGAATACTCCGCCGTTCCTTCATTAACCGGGTCCGTGAGGGGGAGAAAGTGTTTCGGGAAAGTGTCCGGttagtttatttctgttttaacgCCGAGAGGGGGAGGCGGCGAGCAAACGttaggaggaagaggaggaggaggacgaagaggGCAAAGTCATACGTAACGTAGATTAATGGAGGAGGCGAGCTGCCGGTTTACGAGTAGCAAACAGCGGGTAAACAGGATGAGCAAACACCGGAGATGAAGTTTAgtaggagaaagaaaaaacggAGGAATATTTACGATGTCAGACTGAATAGTTGTGTCAGCTGGAGAGTTTTATAACAGCAGAACAATATGGCTGTTTAGACAGAAAACCTGGGCATCTCACTGAAATAACATTTACCCAGTTAGCATTGCAACATTAGCTTATCTTAAAAGTAGAcctgatttttttcacttttaatacATCTGACAACTAATACATACAACATATTTAGTCTTTATGTTAATGTTTAGAATATAGGATCAAATTCATTGAAAAACTACTTGGCAATAAATCCTTTCTGATACTGATGTCTATAAAATATCAAGGCaaggcatttttatttttaatgtcttaTAATTAGCAATATTTTGCACATATGCCTTGCCTGTTTACATATGACAGTACTGCAATATTGGCAATATTTGCACATGTAGCtatttttaaatctaatttttattttattctgttttatttatttgttattatttcctttgtcagtttatttgttatttcagttgtgtCACTCAGGGTAATCACtatgtttctgctgtgtgtgacaATAAAGTTCTTGGGTCATTTTGTACACAGGAGCAGCTCAATGTGATTTACATagaaaccaaccaaccaacaaacaaaaGCCCCAAGaattaaaacacacagtttGGCTTCCTAAATGTGAACCTTTTCCGttgttttccctcctctttgacaGTAAACTACGGTTGCAGACAAGATATCTGGTGTTGgactttgagaaacactgattgACTTTCTTCATCGTTTTATGAAATTTTGTGGACTGAACAAATAATCCTTTCAGAAAACAATCCTTTGATTATTTACTGTTCTGTTTAAAGATCCTGTAAAATATTGTGTGATGCGCCTGATATACATGCAGAATATAAAGTGCACATAAGATCTTTTTGCTCTGATCAGCTCTGTTGCAGtttttcatagttttgtttgtggtttctAAGCTTGTGTAACGTTGGATACCTTGACCTTTCACTTATGGCAGAATCTAGTTCAAACTTGATTGTGCTTCCCTTAAATCACTCGTAAACCTTAGAGGAAAACACTCCCACTGCTGCCTGTAGAGGATGGACGCCCGTGAACATGCTGTACTTACATAAGcatcctgtttctgttttggctTCAGCTGGTGTCAAACAGGCCTGAAATCACAATGAATTCAATTAATCCTCCTTTATTCTccattcttttgtgttttttttttttctgcacagatGGCTCACAGGTTGCTGGTACGTCGAATGTGGACGCTCTCTGTGAAGGATATCCGCTGCCTCCCGACATCCACCGctgcctcctcttctttttccacATCCCTGCAGTCCGCCACAACCCGGGTCTCCTTCCTCTCCCCATCACGCACTCTGCCTCGCACTCTTCCTCTCACCTCCCGCAGGGAAGTGTCCTTCAACGTTCAGGACAACGAGGACTTCACAGAGAGGGTCATCAACAGTGAGCTGCCCGTGCTAGTTGACTTCCATGCACAGTGAGTACTTCAGGAAAGGACAGGCTGTAGGTAGCTGCCTCATCTAGCTGGAGGTGTTTGCTAGTTCAgttcaatccatccatccattatcaatacaccgcttaatcctcatttgggTCACAGGGGGTGGAGTCTATTTCAGCTGACTCAAGGTACATGTCCACTAGATCCAGCAATTTCCTGGATCCCATTCATTGCCTATGTGAAATGCGCCACGTTGCGTGCTGGTCCGGTTGCGGTGCATTTCAAGCTGTGATGtccctgcagctcatttgcataaactagactcgacttctactttatgcaaatttgacGAGGAAACTTTTGTCCAGCGTCTTAACTAGCCGTCGGTGAAccaaaacgaggacagattcagctactgcatagcttttttctctcctcaaatgctttcagaaatactttttgctgaagtgtttttgaaataaaagagaaagtttgtgactgagccgccatgttggtccgacTTCCAGGAGCAGACAGCTGGAGAAGAAGGTCGGCAGGAGTTGAACACCGGCTACTGACCTCAAGTACACGCCCAACAACGGGCCATTTCGGATACGCTGCTATTACAgttggattatgttcattttgtcgtttttacTATAGAATAGCGTTACTTTAAACCAAGAACTGAATAAGGAAATTCCTTATCCAACTATTGCAAGGAAGATTCTGAAAAGAATGTGTCGTTATCTTCTGCCAAGTggaaaaaatggggaaaaaaaagagacagctCGCTACAGGAACCATCTTATATTCAACCTCTGATGCAGAGACAAGGAGGCCATAGGGATCAAGAAGCAGGCGAGCAGTTCCATGAACCAAGACGAGAGGGGACTACACCCTCTAATGCCTGGGattccatcctccagagaccaccggGCGGCGGGGGGCGTGGCCGgtctgacagattctgacagatctgttaGCCACGTGTTTAAAAAGGACCCATCATGGGTGCGTGTATAGCTTGACTGGTTGAGCAGGCGACccagtggcctgggttcgattcctgctctgCATGTCTTTCCGCCactcttctccctactttcctgtctgcctctcacaCTGTGCCTATccaataaagtcataaaaggccaaaaaacattttaaagtaaaaaaaggACACATCATCACACAACAGATGACATTCTGAGGAAGACTGTGGATGTagttgaaacatgtcagcaaggtgaAACCATACTTTACTTATTTAGTTGTCGGTTTAAAAGTAACGCTTTTCTATGGCGCGTTTACATGTGGGAAAtgcgcatctagtggacacgtaaCATTAAGGTGAAGGTAGAGGACACCCTGGGCATGTcacagtctgtctcagggctacatatggagacaaacaatcacattcacacctgcagacaattTATAGTTActgattaacctcagcatgttgttagactgtgggaagaaaaaggaagaacatgcaaactccatgcagaaagatcccagaccaaaacgtgaaccagggatttctagctgcaaggcgacggtgctaaccactgtgctgtagttcatttaaatgttatattgtattatttttgtgtttttaaaatgtgtaatgaCAGCAAATTAACTGACTTGTTGCGTTTGAGAACAGGAGGCTTCACTGTTTGCAAATTTCCTCCAGTCTggttctttttgtctttcaagGTTTTACACTTGGGCAACAACAAGGCTCCAGACTCATGTGTAGTtttgtaccacaaaaacaataataatgaagCTATCCAAACGGACTTCAGTCAAAATATCCGTATCAGTGCTGATATGCGACTGTTGTTTTGAGATTGTCTGCACTAACCTTCTCCAGTTACCGCTCTTCCTTTAAACGACTGGAAGTGTTACCTACAGTGTACATTTCtggtaaaaatacatttacttaCACAACCTACCATGGGACTCCTGTCATGAAGGGTTACACAACAGCTTCTGGAAGACAGCTGCTGGATGCTGTAAATACCATGTCCCATAGGGGTCGGCTTCATACTGAAAGCTTCTAAACTATTCGACATTTGGAATGTATTAGTGGTGCATTTTACCAAGGACTGCTTGATATACTGTTTGAGAATCGACTATGGCAATGTGCATCATAGTTGCATCTCAAGATCAGTGACTGGAGAGATGTGactatctctttttttttttttttaactgcctCTCTCCTCTCATTGCCCCTCACTGTCTCCATGATGGATTAAAGAGTTTGGATGATGGCGAACCTTGACCGGTTTCTGGGTCATGAGATGATTATTAGAGGAGAAGGGAAAAGGgatagaagttttttttttttccttgacagacattttgacttttcaGTGCCAGAAAAACACAGGTGAAAGATTGCATTTGAGATGGCTCGTTTCCATCAAGCTTCCCGTAAAAGTGAGTCAGCATGCACTTCAGGGAATGAGGCCGTTTTCAGTGTTATTTCTTTGCCTTTCCTCATATCACAAGCCAAAGTGTCTGCTCTGAAAAAAGTCAATTAGCTGAATAAAAAGCTTTTATTGTGCTCTGTTATTGAGCTCTTTGGCACGACTTTCTATCCCAGTCAGCTCTGTCACTTACATGTTATTAATACACCAGGGCtttactgtgtttgtgagttttATTGTTTAGATTGGTCAGTATCTTATCAAATGAAGCcccataaaacaacataaaatcacAGCTGTTAATGCTTTTATTGCTCACGAAATATTAACAGTTATCGATGTTTTGAAGTTGAATGATTCGTGACGTGTTAGAACTGACTGGCTCCACGTTAAAATATTCAGTAGAGTtctacagggtgtccctaaagtctggataCATCTGAAATCTCATCAGattcatctgctatctttccatatgtccatccttcacgtccactgagaagtaccagttcaactctttcttctttccacaAAGCcgtatttaatctgtggaggcaaaataattctagttaatgagatttcctgtgtgtccagactttcgGGACACCCTGTGCTTCTTGTCCTTGTCATAGTCAGTGTTGTTGTCTTTTAGGAAATGAATCCACTGACtctggttgtgctgtttttaggTGGTGTGGTCCCTGTAAGATCCTCGGGCCGAGGCTGGAGAAGGCCATTGCGAAACAGAAAGGCCGTGTTGCCATGGCGAAAGTTGACATAGATGATCACACAGATCTGGCCATCGAATATGGGGTGAGACCGACTTACAGAATTTTTGTGGCACTGCTGACATTTGGTTAAAGgagtagtttgttttttctgaggTGGGGTTGCATCGGGTGCTTATTTATAGTCCGTAAATGAGAGCTAGCATGTCCTCAGTTTGTAAAAGTACTGTGGACAGCTACCAGATGTAGAATATTGTTGCTGCTTTGCCTTGCAGTGAGACAACTCTTTCCTTTGCTATTAAATTTTCTCAACTGTAAAACTTCAGTATTCTTAGTTTAAATGCACCAGTGCTGTGCTATAGTACCAAAGGAAACCAGTCTGACAAACAGATGTCACAATACCAGAATTTCTGTTGTATGTACCAAATCACGAATGTATTCAGTATGAACTcttatttcaaaaaaaatttgagaTTGAGTTATGACctaagaaattttttttttaaactaaattgtgctaaaaaatataaatcagtCGACTTCTTTTTCGTGCAGCTTAGCATTTTTAGTGGAGCACTGAACTGTCTGATACAcggtggtggaaaaaagtttttgaacATCTCACACATTTGCATGcatactgcattaagaatccCTCTTAGGGAGACTCTTCAAGTGCAGTTTCTTTTAGTACCATCAccataatactaaacaaatcctaaaaagaaAGCCATTAAAAACCTGGAATCGATTGGTCCCGTAAATAtaaaattttgagtattggatcatttttgatagaatttagttttgctagtttttcttgtaaacaatcaaaaaatgaaatttgtatttgtttatgtCTGTCTAATggagccacaccttttgaaacacaaaagcacatttttctacaaatatttcatgataatatttgaaaCTCTGTAAAAATTTTAAGGTTGTCGTAAACTTCTTTCCACCACTTTATTGCAAAAGAACTAAGCTACGGGtaataaatgtatgaaaaatattcacattataAAAAATGGTGGCCTTCAtgtatttaaaacaaacaattctgtgttttaaaacttACTTATCCTTGTGAGGTCTTTGAGTTTTTGTCGTATTTCCTCAGACTTCAGCTTTAGATATAGTTGCTATGTGTTGCTCCTTGTCAGCATCCTCTCTGGCTAATGTGAAAAAACCAATAGGAAAACCACAGAggatgtcacacacacacacagctatatGTAGCCACTAATGTTATCAGCAGCACCCAGCTCTCAATTAGAAGTTTCAACAATGTAGCCTAaacaagctaacattagcctttGTGAATGTCGTGTGTGTAAAACTGCCACAACAAATGCAGCTGCTACAGTTCACAGACAGTAACATTTCATGGTGCAAATATTGTGACAACATGTTGTAAATACAAAATAGCGACTAGAACTGTCAGCTTGAATCCTGCTGGCAGATCTGGATGTCTGTCTTTGAGCTGCTTAGatcagtttttctctttctgttgctcttttgttgtttacattttgacttgtcaaaATGCTTGACAACTTCATACATGACTTTTTCATTTCCACTGCACCTGCCAATGCCGTTCCAGAAAAATCCCAATGTCTAGAAGCCAACCTGTGAAAGCTGCAGTACATTTAACCATTGTGTCGTCTTTTTGGTCAAAATTGAtccgtttgaaaatgtggaaaaaaataaattttcacagtaaaacttctgatgtccacattttcaacattttttgtaaattttgaaCGTTATTTggtggaaaagaaagaaatgttaaaatgtttcttaagaacattcacaaaaaaatctaccaaaattcagcaaatttcgcaggattttggttgatatttatgtgaatgttcttaaagaaaatattagaaattttactgatatatatgtaataatttttagaagatttttacttattttttgaaaatatttacaagaattttcttaccaaatttgggagattttttaaaaataaaacttaagggaaactttgttggaattattggaattttcttcctgaaggttttgcaaattttcagaaattcagggatttttagctgaatttttggatttcttttttcagacaaggaagcaatatttcttggtgcctgtaaatgaggacaacaggagggttaaagagtTTTGGTACTGACTTGGTGCCGTTGTTTGGCTCCCTAGTCTGACAGCAAGGTGAAGCTATgagaacattaaaaacaaaaatatagtgAATACTTAAACTGATatagaattattatttttttagctgTGCCTTTTATAGGTcgcgaaaatgtttctttgatcAGCTTCCATGCAGGTGCTCTTATCTGTTTCTCCACTGGGGATGTGCCAATTGTTCTACAATGACGATTGATAAGTAACCCCACTTCAAAGACACCGTCCCCTTCATGTCTTCTGAACTTGGCTGtaaaaaaactatttgttgttgtgattgACGCTTTGATAAACCTTCCAAAAGGGACATAATTTACAGCCGTAGTATCTGATGTTGCTGCAACTTGTTAAGTCATATTTGTTCTGCCTCATGACTCTTAACTTGTTCCGTCTCCAGGTATCTGCCGTTCCGACAGTCATCGCCATGCGAGGGGGCGACGTCATCGACCATTTTGTGGGGATCAAAGATGATGATGAGCTGGACTCATTTGTCAGCAAAGTCATTGGACAATAAACCACCTGTCTCCGTTCGTACATGCACCACCGTTCTGCTGCCGTTTTTCTATGATTCTGGCACGGCCTGCAGTTCTCGGCCGCCATTTTGAGCCCGTTTAGCAACCTCCCTTAAATATACAAAACCTTGCCGCAATCCCAGCTGGCAAACTGTCAAACGCTCACACCCATCCCTAGACACACTGCTTCAGCTGTGCATTACTGCTTacgtctctctttctccctctcttttgtcTAGTGATGGGTGTGTGCCTCCACAAACCTTTTTATTTCGTGCTGTACTCCACTTTGCAGCAGCTCCAGTCTTTTTATTAACAAGTGAATCTGTTCATACTCGAACTTGCGAAGCTGGTGTGTAACTGTAAAAGTCTGTAGAATGGAGATAAACGCTTCAACTGTCTTACATGAGGGATGACAGTTTGTAGTTTTAGCGGCAGAAGAGGATTTAACTTTAAAGCCTGACAATACTGAATGAGGTATGTGACAGTGTTACATGTAGTTCCTGCTTTTGTCCACAAGAGGGTGGCGTCTCTCTACCATCGCAGAGCAACACATGGTCATTTTACACCATTATGCCTAAATAATGTGAGAATGAAAAACACACGTTTCTatgtccgtctgtctctctctgtgtgagtgtgtttctcTGGGTTTCTGACTTGTAAAGTCAACGGGAATTGCAAATATGAGTTCAATTTAGTTTATTACTAAGAGGAACTCTATGTACCAGAAACATGACCAAGTGAAGAAATAAAGGAGTcaaaagatgtttgtgtttgtctctggTTGAGAAGTAGTCAGGATTTGGAGCTTCATTGTCCCTAATGACGCTGATGCAAGGTTTTAGTCATGCACCTTCCCTGCCTTAGCTGTTCTGAAAGCACTCAGAGGATGTGGTTATGAGCTCCAGTTTTATATCTGTGTGACTGTAGAGGTGCTAAATAAGATTTTTCGTATAAATGTAGCATCATAAAACAGGAAACCACTCATGTAAAGATACAGTGGAGTAACGGTGCCTTACCTCTTCTCTGAGTGTTGTAAtctgaatgtttgtgttttggcaGCCAGTCCAGCTGAGCGTGCATCAATATAAGTGCATGTGAATCCCTCCCTTTGAAAATTTTATAAACGGATCAACAGTGACCTCCCACACTACATTAGAAAAGTGAAAGCAATGAGCTGGTGCCCTGAAAATCCAAAGAATTTAACCACAAAGCTATTCAGGTTGAAGACACTCCGTCTACGGCTTAGTTGCAGTACGAGATACCCACCTGATGCAGAATGGACACGAGGAAAGAGAACGGAAGACCAGAGAACATTACTTGATTGGATAATAACTCGCTATAGTTGATTACCTTATTTCTTAACGCTCGTGTCGGCTAATAATTGTGACCggattattttttgttgattgttGTTTTGGTTGCTGCAAGAACTTAAGTAATTTTCGGGCAGCCTGAACCTTTGTGCATGTTCTGGCTACAACATCCACCCCTCTAAAACCCATTTCTGGGATGTTTTTGAGGGAGAAAAAAGTACTTACCGTGGGGTATGTACTTCTGAGTGGCCCTGAAAAACCACTGCATGAGGCTCgatgctgattggttaaatACGGAGAAGAAAATGTTGATTGGTCAAACCTGACGTCAGACTATCTCCTCTCTATCAACACCATCAATATCGTAAAATTCACCTTATCGGCAAACATACTAAATCTCTTT
This window harbors:
- the txn2 gene encoding thioredoxin, mitochondrial, translated to MEEASCRFTSSKQRMAHRLLVRRMWTLSVKDIRCLPTSTAASSSFSTSLQSATTRVSFLSPSRTLPRTLPLTSRREVSFNVQDNEDFTERVINSELPVLVDFHAQWCGPCKILGPRLEKAIAKQKGRVAMAKVDIDDHTDLAIEYGVSAVPTVIAMRGGDVIDHFVGIKDDDELDSFVSKVIGQ